CCACAGTTATACTGTTATTTCTCCCACAAACATTTCATATGATCATAGGCAAGGAGAATATTGATgtatataagataaaaatgtcGAAACTGGAAAGCACATTAATTAAagcttaactttttattttcattgaaaTGGCTAAAACATCTTACAAAGGCACCTTTAAAAGAACACCGCATGTCTGTCATCAGTGTCAGTGCGACAAGTGGCGCATGTTGCAGTGTTGTTATTACCTGCTGCTGACACAGTTTACACAGATGGAAAGCCATGCTTGGTCCAGGGGCAGTGCTACAACAAATGCCGTCTGTCTGAACGGACATACAACAAGCTAAGTACTTCTTGACTGGTCAAGGTCATTAGGAGTGTAGTGAGCCAGAAACGCCGAATACAGAGGTTCATTGCTAGACAGTTGCGCCTACAACGTGTAGACAGTAGAGATTATTGTGTGTAGATGTACTGTATCCTTGTAGGATATGTGACAGAACAGATTTTTTAATGTAGGAAATGTGTCAGTACTCTAAAACTGCTAAACTTATAGGAAATGTGCCCTGTGGAGTACTTGTTTGTGTGTAGGAAATGTACAGGATACTCATTTTTGTGTAGGAAATTTGACCTCCTATGTGAAGGACAGTACTCTAATTATTGTAGATTTGTAGAAGTGACTACGCCCCGCACAGTCGAACAAGCCTCTTGTTTTGGtaaaggccctatcacactggcctatgatacgcggaaccaggaacatccgctctagatagctggaacttgcccgggattagcggaaccaagttgggatggcttcatatccatcccggttctccgtatgctatcccaatggaaaagtaaacatgatatatgtaataaaaacttcatttgaactaaaaagaatgtgacaaaatttttcatattggaatattaaataatatttcatcaatttagaaaggtaatatatatatatatatatatatatatatatatatatatatatatatatatatatatatatatatatatatatatatatatatgtcgatagtttgggctcatggtaaccacctctgactgtaaagttgccatcgcgcacgtctcagcttttctctagttttttttttttacttacttttcttcaacaagaggaagtgcaaatgcagttccaggagaaagcacaggctgaggtataagcggcatggttttgttctggtttattttgattaggctttgtcttaggttagtgggccgtttgcctagcataacaagaacacgggcagcttgtgtgtgatagtgttcctggtttcgtaccaagaaccatgacCCGCGTTCctcgtatcataggccagtgtgatagcttTAAGGGGTCGTGGTGATGGGGCAGCTGCTGTAGACTTCAATGCTTATGCTACTCGTGTTTTTGCACAATTCGGCGAAAACAAGAACTATTATTCGGAAGATGTAATTCACTTGAAAATGTaggacacaaggaaaaaaaaaagaggttttgatatcaggaaaaaaagaaaataatgtaagctCGAACGCTTGCAATATTATTAATTATACCTCGGTCATGGCTTAACTAATAattctgttgagagagagagagagagagagagagagagagagagagagagagagagagagattgatattgatattgatatcTTTATTGGCCATTTGTATTACAAATAATGTAACATACACAAGTTGATAAAGCCTATGTCCATTGAGCCGTGGCTCTTTTATGGACATTGTTTCAATATAAGAAATAAGATATAAAGCAGACGTAGCCTTTAACTATATATGTTACTAGATATTGatttcttaataaaaaaaaaaaaaaaatcctataaCAAGTATATTCTATATAGTAATACTTAACACGTAATTTATAAATTGAGagaagacaataacaataacaatgatagcaatgatgatgataataaaatacaataacaaaatatcaataaggtaataataataaaatacaataaaatatcaataaggtaataataataataataataataataataataataataataataataataataataataataataataataaaaggtaaatattaacaaaaacataGTAAATATTAATAAGATAGTAACAAattatcaataacaaaaaattataataataagtaaataatagtaataataataataatagataatagtaatagtaataatagaaatggaaatagtagtagtaataataataatgataatattaatatattactgtaataataataatcataataacagtaataagtaaaaacaacaattataaaTAAATTTGCATTAGGAGTATTAATCACAGtatttatatattaatgataacaattataAAACTAGGTAACCAAAAACAAGCATgttgaaaagacagaaaaagaaaaacatgagtaAACAATGTTAATATAATTACAAtgaaaattatttatttgtaataCGCAATTCAGAACTGTTAAGAAATAATGCTAAAAATAATGGATGAcaataagaacatgaaaaacaatACATTTACGATTTTGTTGCTAATAGTGAAAAATTtgattatttcttaatttttcttttaattgcaATTTAAATGAGTTTACAGGTCTAGTTTTGAGGGTGTCAGGGAGTTGGTTCCAGATCTTGGTGCCTCGGGTAAGAACACTATGCTGGGCATGAGAGGTTCTACATAATGGTAACATGAGGTGATTAGCTTGTCTGGTTAGGATGTTGTGGGGCATGTACTGAAAACCACAGTCTGTTGAATATGAATTAAGAGCCTTGTATACGAATAGTGCTGTCTGGTACTGAATTATGTCATGCAGTTTCAAAAGCTTGAGTTCTTTAAATATTGGGTCTGTGTGGTTGTATTTACTGCTGTGGGATATTACACGaattgtcttatttttgtgaAACAAATAATTGATCAGTACAAGTTTTATAAGCACTTCCCCAAATGGCTGAACAATACATTAGATACGGATAAGCTAATGACAAGTATATTTGTTTCAAACAATCTGTATCACATAAATTTCTTATCCTATATAGAATTCCTGTTAttttagataattttttttttaacatcctcTATGTGTTTGTCCCACCTTAACCTATTGTCAATTATGATGCCTAGAAATTTAACCTCCTGTACAGATTTGATTGTTAGATTGTTGATTCTAATATTGATGTGTTGTGGATGTGTCATGTGTGGATGTGATAGCATGTAAtaggttttatttatatttagtgTTAATTTGTTGCTGTTCAGCCAGTTCACAACGTGGATTAGTTCATTATTTAAAGTGTTACACAAAGTGATTAGATTATTACCCTGGATAAAGATGTTGGTATCATCTGCGAAAAGCAAAAATTTAAGCTTTTTAGTGGACAAGGTTATATCATTaatgaaaattaagaataataaGGGCCCAAGAACTGATCCTTGTGGAACACCATAAGTAATGTTTTGGTAGGATGATGAAGTGTTGTTGAATACAGTGTACTGCTTCCTATGACTCAGATAACTTTCAAACCATTGATATGCTGGTCCCCGAATACCATATCTTGACAATTTCTTCAATAATATTGAGTGATTGATGGTGTCAAATGCTTTGGATAGATCACAGAAAATGGTTAGTTGATGCATCTTATTGTCTAATGTATTATATATGTTTTGGCAGAGGTGGTGTATTGCTAATTCTGTTGAAAAATTTGGCCGGAAACCATATTGTTCATTAATCAAAAGCGAGTGTTGTATTAAATAGTCCATTAATCTTTTTGCTACtagtttttcaaaaattttacttAAAGTTGGGAGAATAGATATAGGTCTGTAGTTAGACATCTGTGAAGCATCGCCCTTTTTTAATATTGGAATTACTTTTGCAATCTGTAAATGGTTTGGAAAACATCCTTCTGTAAATGATTTGTTAATTATATATTCAAGAAAAGGAGTAATGACTTCATCGCATGCTTCTAGTACTTTTAAACTGATATCATCATACCCTGGGGCTGTTACTTTAAGGTTAGAAATCACATTAGAAATTTCTTGAGAGGTTGATGGTCGgagatagaatgaaaataacacaGGTTGAGGTAAAAAGCTTTCAAATGATATTGCTGATTCATCTATGTTTTGTGCTAAATTACTGGCAATACTACAAAAATAGTTATTAAATTTATTAGCAATTATATGATTATCAGAAATAATGTTTCCCTCTGATATAAAAGATGCCCgattatttttatgattcctTCCCATTAGATTGTTAATAATTTCCCATATTCGCTTAGTGTTTccagcattttcttttattgttgattTATGATAGTTCTCCTTTGCTGTTCTTTTTACAGTTGTTACAATATTTCTATATCTCTTAAATTCTGTTCCGTAAGTTAAAGGCCACTTTGCGTAAAGTTTTTGACTTCATGTTGTGGATTCTGAGAAACATGAAAGTGCATCCAGGTCGAGAAAAAAACCTAACACCTCGCGCTTATCAGTTGGATTGGACAGGTCCTCGTTGCCCGGTGTGGATGGATGGGGGGAGCCGTGCATGGGTgggtgctagagagagagagagagagagagagagagagagagagagagagagcgcactttTGAATGCTCTGACAGCTGTTCTAGACTCCCTGTAGCGATTAGGAGGCGTAGGGAGACAATATataatcatttctctctctctctctctctctctctctctctctctctctctctctctctctctcgttcttcatAGGCAAGGTAGCAGCGCGTGACGGCTGCCTCAATACTTGTTTGACTTCATGTTGTGGATTCTGAGAAACATGAAAGTGCATCCAGGTCGAGAAAAAAACCTAACACCTCGCGCTTATCAGTTGGATTGGACAGGTCCGCGTTGCCTGGTGGGGATGGATGGGGTGAGCCGTGCATGGATgggtgctagagagagagagagagcaattatatttgtttgtctataATCTGTTGCATTACGTGCATGATAATTTGAAGGTTAAGGCACAAAAAGATATTGTATTGAGAATTACTACAGGCGGACAGAGTGGAATAACAAATTAGAACACCAACGTGGGTATATATCAAAAGGCCTTCTGAAAAACACCAATTAGTGAGGGAAGAAGTGCAGCTTGCCATGAAGAGGTGATGGAACTCTCGACTTGTTGCATGGGTGAGTCAGAAAGGAATTGAAGGTCGTAACAGTGTTTATGAGGTGACAGTCGGAGGGATGACTCAGGTACTTCGGTCTCTCGTCTCAGTGAGTTGTGCTGCTGTGTGAATGAAGAGCATGGTAGCGGTGACTTGACGCTGCATCTTCCCTAGTCGAACTCAAGTTTACTATTTCTAGGTTTAGAAGATGAAATGCCGTTGAGAAAGAACCGCTTTcactttttatataatttatttgctttttgttGTAACGTCACTAGATGTGAAAAAAATTCAAACTTGATTGCGATAATATAGTTAGCACAAATTGGCATGACCTTGCTGGGCCAAGTAGTTTTGAAAATATACTCCTCAGATAGCTGCCCTTTGTTCTCGCCCTTTTAATGTTCTTAGCGGCTCCAGAATAACAAcaaacttcctcttccttcttatcctcctcctcctcctcctcctcctcctatcagaATAATTCTTGATGAAAAGATGCATTCTAATAATTTCATCATTCGCCGCTAAATGGAATATAAtgttgtctttgttttgctcAAATTAAAACTGTATACAAAAAAGGAGGGCTGCTATCAAGGTCAAGTAGCTTCGTTATATAAAgacaagacgaaaaaaaaagaaatgtttgtgAATGCACATTTTGTCATTAAACAACGAGTTGGTAACAGGACACCAAAGACTCCTGTGAGCTGGAGCTGTGTGGCAACAGACAGCAACACCAATGTGTTGCatataaaagagagaacaaaTCTTTCACATGTTAGTGTGTCATCTTGATTGTAACCATGAACAATTTGGTGAGTAATTGCCTTAACCCTCTTTATTCATTGGTACAAATGACTTGCGTTGTGCTCGCAGCagttcacagagagagagagagagagagagagagagagagagagagagagagagagagagtatttccacctatcaatCTTCACAATTTTTCATAATCCTCCTTATGACTCagcaaaaatacaaaattagaAGTGAATCCTGTGGGTGCACTTCTAATTTTGAcatcatgaaacacacacacacacacacacacacacacacacacacacacacacacacacacacacacacacacacacacacacacacacacacacacacacacacacacacacacacacacacacacacacacacacacacacacacacacacacacacagaggttacCATAAACTTGCAGAAATTAACACCAAGCACCGTatgatttttattatctttgcCAGGTTGTCTTCACATTCTGCTTGTTGGTGGGATTGGCCATGAGTGCTCCCACTAACACTATGCCGGGAGACACTGCCAAAGCCGCCGAAGACTTAACGACAGACGCGGACAGCGATGACATTTTTAATGTGGTCGGAAGGGTAATTCCTCTCATCCGTGACACCATCAAACTGTTCGGAGATGGAGCTGGCACACAATTCCGTGGTGTGAATACTGCTACCGATTTGAGCTTCCGTGACAGTCCCAGCAGCTCCCGCGACGACACTCCTCCAGGCGCTGTGGGCAACGTCAATGGCTTCGACAGTCCTTTCGTGCCCAACTACGTCATCCCTGGCTACACCATTCCCGGCAACAGCTTCACCCCGGACATCCACATCCCCGAGATTCACATCAGTTAATTTCTCACATCCACGTTGGTCaacaggaataaatgtcttacacttatttgttctctttctgTAAATATTCAAGTAAACGAATTCAGTCTTAGTGTGTTTCTTACTCCTCGATACTTTAAATGAATAAGCTAAAGTTCTTTTTTTCCAATTGTCATTGTCATGGTCACCAATTGTTTCCTGAAATAAGTTTCATTAAGTAATTTCTTATAACAATTTTCCACAAGTTCCATAAATGTATGTATGATTTTCGACACATGAAAGTTAATCTTACTTTTGTTTCGGTCGTGCCACTGATGTACCATCTATTTCATGAATATGAAGTGTGGAACTGacaacctttttattttttttcctgaattaaACTATCTACATGTTGATCAGCTAAACAGTAAACGGTCTTGCATTTGCATTTACATAAGGTTTCCACACTATTTACAACGCATCTgaaaactatctctctctctctctctctctctctctctctctctctctctctcagctgacgAGTTTGTTAAAGCATTTCTCTTTGTCTCGCTATCTCTTACAAAATATCATTACTGACCGCATACAGGAGTACTTATTAGAATGTATTTGTTTTCGTAACAGCGCCATATGACTTCTCCACGCCTTATGTACCCCATTCAGCACATCTCTTTTTATGTACATTCTCTTCTCTTAAAAGTAAACCATCTGACAAATGCGTGgaatattctctttattttcattggcAGGTCACAAAACATAGAAGGATAGTTTCCGTAACTCAGCCTGGAGTGTCGCCTGCCCTCAGTGGCGCTGGCGGGCAGTCACTACATTGTTTACATAGAGTCCTGAGGATAGACAGTCCCCACCTGGGTCCGGATTTGCTCCATGACCTCCGCCAGTGTGATGGACTCTGCGTGAGACATTCCGGGACTCTCCAATAGACctgtaaggaagggaaagtgatcTGTGACGttcaagaaaatagataaaacaaaagatcTAATACCTGAATTAAGTATGTTTACCTATTTCCAACTTTAATCCTCATCAGCAAATTTATCAAGTTCCCTAGTGTCTCTTTGCTGTAACAAGCTGATTATTAAGTATTTTGGTGCAGAGAACGTAGTCAGTTTCCAGTTGTTAAACGTCTTGGCATCTCTGAACTTCTTGTCTAGTGCAGATTGTTTTTAGTTgtttccaaaattgttttaatTATTGTGGTGATAATGTACCAAGAATTCTTCATCACAGGAGAAAAAACGTTATGAGAACCAAACCAACCATATGTATCGCCGCTGAACAACTGTCCTTATGAAGACCCAATGATTATAAACCCACCTTCTTTGAGGCACCTGCGCACCTCCACCGCCTGGTACATCAATCCCCCGCTGTTTATTAAGTTGAATTTGAAGGAATTTTTTGGTAGCGGATGTGTTGATTTGCCCCACGGACCCTCGATGACCTCCGGGGACCACATAGGGTAGTGAACCTGCCGGGAGACACAACAGTCGTGATATGCTCCACGTGGCCTCGTTGTGGGGCCTTCAAAATTTTGGTGATTCATTAACTATTTCTTTTAACGCTGCAATGAGAAGTGCAACAGGAGCTTAAACCTTTATTCACTATCGGGTAGTAATCACATTAACTAAGCTCAATAAGCCCCAATCTACGAGAGACATTTATAAGAGATGAATATGTCAGTAATTCAATAAAGACACTATTTACAATTTGGAAGGGAATAACTTAGAGGTAATATGAAATATGAACAAGAACTTGTGcttaaatggaagagaaaataactcTAACTTTAACATGCATTTAGTGTTGGAATTTATTGTCCAACATATTGGAAACTATATAGTCtttaagtaacacacacacacacacacacacacacacacacacacacacacacacacacacacacacacacacacacacacacacacacacacacacactacctttaTGGTGCCCTTAGTGCCGACGATGAACGCCTCGGATGGCAGGTTGGCTCTCATGGACGCAGAGACGGAAGCCACTCGGCCGTCGGAGTACACGAGGGAGGCGCTGATGGTCTCATCCACGCCCTGACGCAGAAGACGCGACTTAATCATTTTACGCAATATGTTTCACTAACAATTGACTTCGACTTCTGTGGTTACCCGTCACATTCAGTGAAATGAATCAGTGTTTGTTTAGTAAATTTCTGAACACCACTAGCTGTAGAAAGTTACCGTAGTTTAAACCTTTCAGTCTGTAGCTTTATTTTGACTGAAGAAAGTAACAAACGTCATTGTGTCGGCAGGAATCAAAGGGTTAGATCATCCAgaatttgttctttctttatctatatatctgcaTACCAAGTTTGTGCCTAAGACTTGGCACTTGCCAACCTTCCTTTTGCAGTCTCCTTAATTTCCTTTGTGTCTTAAAACACTTGAATTTATCTcaagcatttttttcttgtttatttttatttatttatttattatttttttatctaccgACACACTGACTCAAATAGTGTGCAGTTATCTAGAaattattcatttctctcactttcttttattgttgtacTAATGTTCAACTCACATTTTTGTTCAGATGCCCCCCTGCGAACACCTTGAGGGGCTTGTCTCCGCCCATCGCCAGAGTGGTCAGCTGCACCGGGTAGATGCCAATGTCCAATGTCACACCGCCGCCAGTCTCCGGCCGCCTGGAAAGTATCGTAAGCACTGTTTACTTGTATTACACTGAACTCGTGTTTACAGATTGGTAAATGTATTCAGAACGTCCCCAGCACCCAgttatttcaacatttttataGTATACGTTTATTTGAATTTTATTTTAACGGAAGCagttttattcacacacacacacacacacacacacacacacacacacacacacacacacacacacacacacacacacacacacacacacagtgagagagagagagagagagagagagagagagagagagagagagagagttagtttgttagttttcttttaaataCAGAACAGTATAGTGTCTTACTTCAGTCTTTCCACATGAGGCAAATCCTGGCCAAAAGACGCAATGACTTGCACCACCTCTCCGATCTCTCCGTCCTTCAGCCGGCGAGACAATTCCTTGTAGGCCGGGAAGAACCTGGACCAGACAGCCtatgaagaaagtgaggaaattAGGCTCCTGTGATGCGCATGTAAAcgtcttttcttttaatatgaAGGAAAGTTCAGTTTTTTACTCTATAATAGCTTCACATCTGCTTCCTAAAATAGTTGAGATAAAAATAGGAGTTCTACCAGATTTGACCAATAGAATATGACAGGTTGTGCGAGGGTGAAACCAATCAGACAGATCTCTAATTTCATTGTAAAGTATTACCATGAACCTCTCATTAGACACAGAATGAAATCTGCTCTCTTTTCAAATAATTTTGTCAGCTTCACCTCCATGAAGAAGACGCCACACTCCTGTGCCGTCTGTATCAGCTGCCTGGTCTCCCTCACGTTCATACACAACGGTTTCTCACACAGCACGGCCTTTCCAGCCTTCATCATCTCGGTGGCCACAGGCAGGTGGTAGGTCTGGATGGTGCCGATATACACCACGTCTGCAGAGGATAAAGACAATTATTCTGGAATGAATATCTACGTGGTACCGTGGAACTGCGTGAGCTTTGGTGGCTGAAGGATTCTCACACGCACAGGTTTCCAATCTTGGCCACTGTCCAAGAGATAGGAAGGGCATTCAATCGAGATGGCAGTAACTATGTTCAAATGTCAAACCCAACGTTTTTAGTTAAGAGGCACTGTCCTACCTTTGATAAACCAAGGAAACCGGACGTGAAgccgaaaaaggaaaaaaagaaaatgcgaaGATTGAATAATACAAAAGGTGTATCAGGAATTTCAGTGAAGTACAATTTGTTTTGAGTCTGAAATGATCTACCCACAtatgcattttgaggtgttgtttAGCCATGGTGTGAAAATCAAGTCACAAGTGTGACACGACAGCAAAGCGGGGTGGGCGACTATGGCAGAGAAACACCACATCCACTCACTGACACTGTGACTCTGCATTACTTTAAGTTAAACAATACGATCTATAGGCATTCATTGTCATTTTTGGAGGCAAATTGCGTGTGATTGACAACCAATCAGCTGATTTGCTGCTATTCTCGCTCGCTGCCTGAGCAGACAATTTATGGTGTCACGCAACctactgttttatttatttattgtatccATACTATCATACTACCATTATGTAACAGATAGCGGTAAATCACCTGTCCGTTGTTATCTCTTGTCTCATCATGGAATACTGTAAAGTTCCAAAACTTGTAAAACTCATGACTTAATCATTCATAACAGACGTGATTCACGTCTTTTTTACTGTCAGAAGTTGTCTGTCATATATCGGTTACCGTCTGTCCCTACAACGTACACATGTGTCAGCTTAAATTTATAGAATGAAATAAGTTTTTGACATAAATTTCTTGGCTTTTGATTGTTTTGACTTCATATTATTACTATCGGGATGGTTAGACAGTGTATCCAAACAAAGTAACATGATAGCGGAAAAGTTTACGGCCAACAGCCCGACACGTTCAGAAGGCCCGAGGCAACATTCGTTTGTTTGGGAAAAACTAATCGTACCGCTCCTTGACGTTATTTCCTTATAGAATGACATTATTTACACATTGTTACCTATACTCAACGTGATATCTACTATAAAATAACCGCTGGAGATCGTGCTACGGTAAGTATGTGATTATCATGACATTAAAAAGGACTTTTGAAAAAAGTAGTCTATTATGGCATTTATGACGGACAACACTAGCTTATTGCAGGTCATATTAGTTTCTGATCAATTAATGAATGAAATGCGCCATCTTGTCTCGCTATGaccgatagacagacaaaaccgGCACTCAGAGGACACCACAGTGACCACACACACCGGCATGGTTATCCGCGAGGTCCCGCCATTGCAGCCCATCCGTCGCCTGGCCACACTTGAATTTCACACCATGGCCAAACAACGGCTcaaaatgcatatataaataGAACACTTTAGACTTAGATGAACCTGTGACTTTTATCTCTAACAACATCCGCAGAAGCTCGTATCACACCCTGTAGTAGTAACAATCTGCCATTTATAATTTACCTATAAAGAATAAAGCGCCACACTCACCCACTTTGGGATCCTTGGCCACCTCGCTGTACGATCCATAAGCACTCTCGATGCCAAACTTAGTAGCGAAGTTTCTGGCGTCCTGCAGGGAGCGCGCTGCCACGGCCACCACTTGATGCTCCTCCTTCGGCAGGACTTGCATCGCTGACACGAAGTCAGTAGATATTATCCCGGCGCTGATGATGCCCCATCGAGTGGCCATATTGCAGGCAGCTGTTGGAAATTATATAGTCATTCAATAATACATATAGTAGGCTATTAGATTATGTCCTGCATGAAATGTGAAAGAGAAGATATAGCCTATCAGAGCCAAGTCAGTTAATCCGGACATATACAATAATTGTTATAGCCTGCCATGTAAAGCATTGTGTCACGCTGCTTTCCATAATCCCTCTAGGTGTtattctgtcacacacacacacacacacacagagtgaggaagtggtgtcagcaaagagtgtacatagttttaaagaaaaattggataagtgtagatatggagacggggccacacgagcataaagcctaggccctgtaaaactacaactaggtaaataaaatacacacacatcttaCTATAATGCTGGTGTATATTATGAAATGTTTCGTACATATTGAAACTATACGTGGAATAGACGTTTCTACATTCCGTAATATAAAGTCTAGGGATAAAACCAAGCTGATGTTGGACATCTGCAAGCTAAGTTATATAGTTTTGTGCTGTCTGTTATGTTCCTATTAACACCTTAAAGTTCACACTGAAATACATAATGCTGCATTAAGTACTTGGGTTAATGTTCTACCTGGTGAGGTTACTCAGTTATTCGATTTTTAAGCATAagcgaaagtaaagaaaattaatttcgTGTATGTACGTAATCGTGAAGTTCACTGAGTACACAAGACCAAGTTCATTAATGTATGGCAACACCACGATGCTCTGTAGCCCTCCCTCCCCAAGCAAACGGTGACTGAACCTGACTTGTTATCAAGCAATTACTCAAATACTTCTCAGATAAAG
The window above is part of the Portunus trituberculatus isolate SZX2019 chromosome 31, ASM1759143v1, whole genome shotgun sequence genome. Proteins encoded here:
- the LOC123511172 gene encoding uncharacterized protein LOC123511172 isoform X1 is translated as MNNLVVFTFCLLVGLAMSAPTNTMPGDTAKAAEDLTTDADSDDIFNVVGRVIPLIRDTIKLFGDGAGTQFRGVNTATDLSFRDSPSSSRDDTPPGAVGNVNGFDSPFVPNYVIPGYTIPGNSFTPDIHIPEIHIS
- the LOC123511172 gene encoding uncharacterized protein LOC123511172 isoform X2 produces the protein MSAPTNTMPGDTAKAAEDLTTDADSDDIFNVVGRVIPLIRDTIKLFGDGAGTQFRGVNTATDLSFRDSPSSSRDDTPPGAVGNVNGFDSPFVPNYVIPGYTIPGNSFTPDIHIPEIHIS
- the LOC123511170 gene encoding trans-1,2-dihydrobenzene-1,2-diol dehydrogenase-like, with amino-acid sequence MATRWGIISAGIISTDFVSAMQVLPKEEHQVVAVAARSLQDARNFATKFGIESAYGSYSEVAKDPKVDVVYIGTIQTYHLPVATEMMKAGKAVLCEKPLCMNVRETRQLIQTAQECGVFFMEAVWSRFFPAYKELSRRLKDGEIGEVVQVIASFGQDLPHVERLKRPETGGGVTLDIGIYPVQLTTLAMGGDKPLKVFAGGHLNKNGVDETISASLVYSDGRVASVSASMRANLPSEAFIVGTKGTIKVHYPMWSPEVIEGPWGKSTHPLPKNSFKFNLINSGGLMYQAVEVRRCLKEGLLESPGMSHAESITLAEVMEQIRTQVGTVYPQDSM